One part of the Raphanus sativus cultivar WK10039 chromosome 7, ASM80110v3, whole genome shotgun sequence genome encodes these proteins:
- the LOC108818416 gene encoding protein ACTIVITY OF BC1 COMPLEX KINASE 3, chloroplastic, producing the protein MSLVATQSLGITLTGDGVSIRNSRRNGEKSKLFLANRKRSITRAALVQAAKPREDGAAASPSPSSKLQYRRADLADDLQAEARALSRAVDASVYSPELIAKKHGSQPLKALRRSVEILSALGGFALKLGIDQRQGKLELNMKKRAGELRRIFTRLGPTFVKLGQGLSTRPDLCPPDYLEELAELQDALPTFPDAEAFACIERELDTSLESIFSSVSPEPIAAASLGQVYKAHLRYSGQVVAVKVQRPGIEEAIGLDFYLIRGVGKLVNKYADFITTDVLALIDEFACRVYQELNYVQEAQNARRFKKLYADKADVLVPDIFWDYTSRKVLTMEWVEGTKLNEQVAIESQGLKVLDLVNTGIQCSLRQLLEYGFFHADPHPGNLLATPDGKLAFLDFGMMSETPEEARYAIIGHVVHLVNRDYEAMARDYYALKFLSPDVDVTPIVPALRDFFDDALTYTVSELNFKTLVDGLGAVFYQYPFNVPPYYALILRSLTVLEGLALYADPNFKVLAASYPYFAKRLLTDPNPYLRDALIELLFKDGKFRWNRLENLLQQGSKDRDFSAKEALQPVLKLLLDPNGEELRLLVIKEAVRVSEAIALGTVVDTYNSMPVFLRSLVFNGNGNGPLTMSAAELESTLELRDQVSRIWSLLQSSESFDPAILQPIVQVLQQPEARRLGGRVAGGVGQRLAARFLQQLLRATTPSSSPNA; encoded by the exons ATGAGTCTCGTGGCTACTCAGTCGCTGGGTATAACTCTAACCGGCGACGGTGTTTCCATACGCAATTCGAGAAGAAACGGTGAAAAATCCAAACTTTTCTTGGCGAATCGGAAGAGATCAATAACGCGTGCAGCTCTTGTTCAAGCTGCAAAGCCCAGAGAAGACGGAGCTGCGGCAAGCCCCTCCCCTTCCTCTAAACTCCAATACCGACGGGCTGATCTCGCGGATGATCTTCAAGCGGAGGCACGAGCTTTAAGTCGTGCAGTTGATGCCTCTGTTTATTCCCCGGAGCTAATCGCCAAGAAACATGGCTCTCAGCCTCTCAAG GCTTTGCGAAGAAGTGTGGAGATATTGTCAGCTTTAGGTGGCTTCGCGCTGAAGTTAGGGATTGATCAGAGGCAAGGGAAGCTAGAGCTGAACATGAAGAAGAGAGCTGGTGAGCTCCGAAGGATTTTCACTCGTCTCGGGCCTACGTTTGTTAAGTTGGGTCAAGGTTTATCCACCCGACCTGACCTCTGTCCACCTGATTACCTCGAAGAACTTGCTGAGCTTCAG GATGCTTTGCCAACCTTCCCTGACGCAGAAGCTTTTGCTTGCATTGAAAGAGAGTTAGATACGTCTCTAGAATCCATTTTCTCCTCTGTATCCCCTGAGCCGATCGCGGCAGCTAGTCTTGGCCAGGTTTACAAAGCTCACCTTAGGTACTCAGGTCAGGTTGTCGCTGTCAAAGTCCAACGCCCTGGGATCGAAGAAGCCATTGGCCTCGACTTCTACCTCATCAGAGGAGTTGGGAAACTCGTCAACAAGTACGCAGACTTCATCACCACCGATGTCCTCGCCCTTATCGACGAGTTCGCCTGCAGAGTCTATCAGGAGCTGAACTACGTCCAGGAGGCGCAGAACGCTAGGAGGTTTAAGAAGCTCTATGCTGATAAAGCTGATGTTCTTGTGCCTGATATCTTCTGGGATTACACCAGCCGCAAAGTCCTAACGATGGAGTGGGTAGAGGGAACTAAACTGAACGAACAGGTTGCTATCGAGAGTCAAGGCTTGAAGGTTCTTGACCTCGTGAATACAGGAATCCAGTGTAGCTTAAGGCAGTTATTAGAGTATGGTTTCTTCCATGCTGATCCTCATCCTGGTAATCTCTTGGCAACACCTGATGGGAAACTTGCCTTTCTAGACTTTGGCATGATGAGTGAGACACCGGAGGAAGCTAGGTATGCTATCATAGGCCATGTTGTTCATCTGGTCAACCGAGATTACGAAGCCATGGCTCGAGATTACTATGCTTTGAAGTTCTTGTCCCCTGATGTAGATGTTACTCCCATCGTACCAGCTCTCAGAGACTTCTTTGACGATGCGCTTACTTATACGGTCAGCGAGCTCAATTTTAAAACCCTGGTTGATGGTTTAGGTGCTGTCTTCTATCAGTATCCATTTAATGTCCCACCTTACTATGCTTTGATTCTGAGGTCGCTTACTGTGCTTGAAGGCTTGGCACTTTACGCAGATCCTAATTTCAAAGTGTTAGCTGCATCGTACCCTTATTTTGCCAAGAGGCTTCTCACTGATCCGAACCCTTATCTAAGAGATGCTCTTATCGAGCTTCTGTTCAAAGATGGGAAGTTTAGGTGGAATAGACTTGAGAACCTTCTTCAACAGGGGAGTAAAGATAGGGATTTCTCAGCGAAAGAGGCTCTACAACCTGTTTTGAAGCTTCTCCTTGATCCAAACGGCGAAGAGCTTAGACTGTTGGTGATTAAAGAAGCTGTGAGAGTCAGTGAAGCAATTGCTTTGGGGACTGTTGTTGATACATACAATTCCATGCCTGTGTTTTTGAGATCTCTTGTCTTCAATGGAAATGGGAATGGTCCTCTTACAATGAGTGCCGCGGAACTCGAAAGCACTCTTGAGCTAAGGGACCAGGTCTCAAGAATATGGAGCCTTCTTCAGTCTTCAGAAAGCTTTGACCCAGCTATTTTGCAGCCAATAGTACag GTGTTACAACAACCGGAAGCAAGAAGACTTGGAGGACGTGTTGCAGGAGGTGTAGGGCAACGTCTTGCTGCTAGGTTTCTGCAACAACTACTTCGAGCCACAACACCGTCTTCATCACCAAATGCATAG
- the LOC108814327 gene encoding sodium/hydrogen exchanger 6 — protein MSELQISPAIHDPQGQEKQQQAAGVGILLQIMMLVLSFVLGHVLRRHKFYYLPEASASLLIGLIVGGLANISNTETSIRTWFNFHDEFFFLFLLPPIIFQSGFSLQPKPFFSNFGAIVTFSVLGTFVASMVTGVLVYLGGVMFLMYKLPFVECLMFGSLISATDPVTVLSIFQELGSDVNLYALVFGESVLNDAMAISLYRTMSLVRSQSAGQNFFMVIVRFLETFVGSMSAGVGVGFISALLFKYAGLDVDNLQNLECCLFVLFPYFSYMLAEGLSLSGIVSILFTGIVMKHYTYSNLSTNSQRFVSSFFHLISSLAETFVFIYMGFDIAMENHSWSHVGFILFSILFIVIARAANVFGCGYLVNLVRPAHRKIPMTHQKALWYSGLRGAMAFALALQSVHDLPEGHGQTIFTATTAIVVVTVLLIGGSTGTMLEALEVVGDGHDTTLGDGFEVVNNRYMTRFDDEDSPSGSGFRTKLREFHKSAASFTELDKNYLTPFFTSNNGDYDDDDDNNEQHHEEITPFTRRVDFYNRG, from the exons ATGTCGGAGCTGCAGATTTCGCCGGCGATTCACGATCCGCAAGGGCAAGAGAAGCAGCAGCAAGCCGCGGGAGTGGGGATTTTGCTTCAGATCATGATGCTTGTCCTCTCTTTCGTGCTTGGCCATGTCCTTCGCCGTCATAAGTTCTATTATCTTCCCGAAGCTAGTGCTTCCCTTCTCATCG GGTTGATCGTTGGTGGTTTAGCGAACATCTCGAACACGGAGACTAGCATAAG GACATGGTTCAACTTCCACGATGAGTTCTTCTTCCTGTTTCTGCTACCGCCCATCATATT CCAGTCTGGATTCAGTCTACAACCC AAACCTTTCTTTTCGAACTTTGGAGCCATTGTCACTTTTTCTGTACTTGGAACTTTTGTGGCTTCCATGGTTACTGGCGTGCTAGT GTACCTCGGCGGCGTGATGTTTCTCATGTACAAACTTCCATTCGTTGAGTGTCTCATGTTTGGCTCCCTTATCTCTGCCACTGATCCTGTCACTGTCTTGTCTATATTTCAG GAACTTGGATCGGATGTAAATTTGTATGCTCTGGTCTTTGGAGAATCGGTTTTGAATGATGCT ATGGCCATATCTCTGTACAG GACAATGTCCTTGGTAAGAAGTCAATCAGCTGGTCAGAATTTCTTTATGGTGATAGTCAGATTTCTCGAAACCTTTGTCGGTTCAATGTCTGCAG GGGTTGGAGTTGGATTTATATCAGCTCTC CTCTTCAAGTATGCAGGGTTAGATGTTGACAA TCTGCAGAACTTGGAGTGCTGCCTCTTTGTGCTTTTTCCATATTTCTC ATACATGCTTGCTGAAGGTCTCAGTCTATCTGGCATCGTATCGATTCTATTTACTGGGATT GTCATGAAGCACTACACCTACTCAAACTTGTCTACAAATTCTCAGCGATTTGTGTCTTCCTTTTTTCATCTGATATCTTCCCTCGCAGAGACATTTGT GTTCATCTACATGGGCTTTGATATTGCCATGGAAAATCACAGTTGGTCACACGTGGGATTCATCCTTTTCTCTATT TTGTTCATAGTAATTGCGAG GGCAGCGAATGTGTTTGGTTGTGGATATTTGGTCAACCTTGTACGACCTGCCCATAGGAAAATACCTATGACGCATCAAAAAGCTCTTTGGTACAGTG GACTTCGAGGTGCGATGGCTTTTGCTCTTGCTCTGCAATCTGTTCATGATCTCCCAGAAGGACATGGTCAAACTATCTTCACAGCAACTACAGCCATTGTTGTTGTAACG GTGTTGCTTATTGGAGGATCCACTGGTACAATGCTTGAAGCCCTAGAGGTTGTAGGTGATGGCCATGATACAACCCTTGGTGAT GGCTTTGAGGTGGTGAACAATCGGTATATGACTAGGTTTGATGATGAAGATTCACCATCAGGAAGTGGATTCAGGACAAAACTAAGAGAGTTTCATAAGAG CGCTGCGTCATTTACAGAACTAGACAAGAACTACCTAACACCGTTCTTCACAAGTAACAACGGAgactatgatgatgatgatgataacaaTGAGCAACACCATG AAGAAATAACTCCTTTTACTAGAAGAGTTGATTTTTATAACAGGGGATAA